CTGACACGTGGCACCCGTTCCTCGGTGCCGGGACGATCGGGCACAGCGGCGCGGGCGGCTCCCAGGCCTTCGCGGACCCGTGGAGCGGCCTCGCCTACGGCTACACGCGCCGCCGGTTCGCCTTCCCGGGCGGGGCGGCCCCGGAGAACGGCCGGCTGGCGCGGGCGGTGCACGCGGCGGCGCTCGCGCTCTGAGGATCCAGCGGCCGGGGCACGGGCGGAGGCCGCACCCCACGTCCAAGGGTGCGGCCTCCGCGTGCGGAACGACTGCGGTCAGACCAGCGTCACGGTGATGTTGCCGCGGGTCGCCTTCGAGTACGGGCAGACCTCGTGCGCCTTCTCGATCAGCGACCGCGCGGTGCCCCGGTCGACCTTGGGGATGTCGGCCGAGATCTCGACGATGATCCCGAAGCCGTCCCCGTTCTTGCCGAGGCCGACCTTCGCGGTCACGGTCGAACCGGCCAGGTCGGCTCCCTCCTGACGGGCGACGACACCGAGAGCGCCCTGGAAGCAGGCGCTGTACCCGGCGGCGAAGAGCTGCTCCGGGTTGGTGCCGGCGCCGCTCCCGCCCATCTCCTTCGGGGGGTTGACGACGACGTCGAGCGTGCCGTCGTCGGTGGCGACCCGGCCGTCGCGCCCGTTCTCTGCGGTGGCGACGGCGGTGTACAGGACGTCGGACTGCTGGATCGGCATGCGGTTGTGTTCCTTAGGTCGTCCGCCGCGGCTCGCGCCCGGGCCGGGACGGATTCGGAAACAAGTTACCGCATGCCGGAATCCTGAAGGAAGGTGGGCGGCCTCCCGCGCTGTCAGAGCTTGACGATCATCTTCCCGGTGTTGTCGCCGCGCAGCACACCCAGGAACGCCTCCAGGTTGTTCTCGATGCCCTCGACGACGGTCTCGCGGTACTTCAGCTCGCCGGAGGCGACCCAGGGGGCGACCTCCTGGACGAACTGGGGCTGCAGGTCATAGTGGTCGCCGACCAGGAAGCCCTCGATGCGGCCGCGGGTCGCGATCAGGCGCGCGAGGTTCCTGGGGCCCGGGGCGGGCTCGGTGTTGTTGTAGACGGAGATCATGCCGCAGACGGCGATCCGGCCGCCCTCGTTGAGGGAGCCGATGGCCGCCTCCAGGTGGTCACCGCCGACGTTGTCGAAGTAGACGTCGATCCCGTCGGGGGCGGCGGCGCGCAGCTGCTGCGCGACGGGCCCGTCCTTGTAGTTGAAGGCGGCGTCGAAGCCGTACTCGTCCTTGAGGAGCTTCACCTTCTCGTCCGACCCGGCGGAGCCGATGACGCGGGAGGCGCCCTTCAGCCGGGCGATCTGCCCGACCTGGCCGCCCACGGCTCCGGCGGCGCCGGACACGAAGACGGCGTCGCCCTCCTTGAAGGCGGCGGTGCGCAGCAGACCCGCGTAGGCGGTGAGGCCGGTCATGCCCAGCACGCCGAGGTACGTCGACAGCGGCGCGGCGTCCGGGTCCACCTTGACGGCGTTCTTCGCGCCGACGACCGCGTACTCGCGCCATCCGAAGAAGTGCAGCACATGGTCCCCGACGGACAGCCCCTCGGCGTTCGAGGCCACGACCTCGCCGACGGCGCCGCCCTGCATGACCTTGCCGAGCTCGAAGGGGGCGACGTAGGACTTGGCGTCGCTCATGCGGCCCCGCATGTACGGGTCCACGGAGAGGTACTTGTTCCGGACGAGGACCTGCCCCTCACCCGGCTGCGGGATCTCGGCCTCGACGAAGGCGAAGTCCTCGGGCTTCGGCCAGCCGACGGGACGGCTCGCCAGGTGCCACTCACGGCTGACGGCGGGGAGAGTGGGGGTGTCGGTCATGATGCGCCTGTCCTCACTGGCTCGATGAGAATACTTCAGTACCTGAAACAACCATGCTCCTGAAAATTTCAGGTTGTCAAATAACCGGGTACCCTCGATGGCATGGCCTCCACCACACCGACGCCCCAAGAGATGACCAACCGCCCGGATCCGCTGACCCTCGAGGTCGTCGAGCTGATCGGGGAGGTCGTGGCGCGGTTCCACGAGGACTACGAGTCGGGGGCGGCGGAGCACGCCCTGACCGGTGCGCAGGCGCGGCTGCTCAGCCTGCTGTGCCTCGAACCGCTGCCGATGCGCAGGCTGGCCCAGCAGCTGAAGTGCGAGCCGTCCAACGTGACGGGGATCGTGGACCGGCTGGAGGCGCGGGGCCTGGTCGAACGACGGCCGGACCCCGCCGACCGCCGCGTGAAGGTGGCGGCGGCGACGGAGGAGGGACGCCGGGTGGCCCGGAGTCTGAGGGAGTCACTCCGCTTCGCCCGGGAGCCCCTGGCGGGGCTCTCCGAGGGGGAGCGGGTGGCACTGCGGGACACACTGCGGCGGATGCTGGGCTGACCGGCGGCCGGATCGGCCTACGGCCAGCACCCATCGGCCTACGGCCTGCGGCCACCGCCCATCGACCCACGGCCTACGGCCTACGGCCACCAGCAAAGGACCCCGCGGTCGGGCACCGGTGCCAGGGGAAACGGTGGCCCAGGATCGTCCGCAGCCGCGAACTCCGCGTGTGCGGGGACATCCCGAGGGCGGTAGGCAGCGGTTCCGCTCCTGCGGTACCGGCGAAGCCGGCCGGGCCGGACGCTACGTGCACCACCACAGGAACCGCTTGCACGGCTCGGACTCGGACGGTTCCGGTTCCGGGGCCTGCGTGGTCGGGCCCGAGGTCGGGGCCGGCTCCGGGGCGGGCGGGGCGGCCGTGGGGCCGGAGGACGGGCGGCTGGGGTCGCCTCCCGCCGTCGCCGACTCGGCGTCCTTCGTCGGTTCGTCGCCCTTCGGGGACTCCGACTTCTCGTCCTTCGGGGACTTCGAAGCGGACGGCGAATCGGATGCGGAGGGCGAGGCGGATGCCGACGCGCCGTCGGCCCCTGATGTCCTGCCGTCCGGCCCGCGGCCCGTCTCCCCCGCCTCCACCGAGGCGTCCCCGTCCGCCGACTCGCCCCCGGCCGCGGCCGGCTTGGGCGTCGAGCTGGGGGCGTCCATGCCGAGTTCCGCGAGGCTCAGGCCACCGGCCGCCAGCACGAACCCGGCCGCCACGAACAGGGTCCGGCGGCGCCGCCGGCGGTGTGCCGCGGCCTTGCGGTCCCGCCGGCTCGCCCCGCCCGGGCCGTCGGCGGCCGGACCGTGCCCACGCCCGCGCCGCCGGGCGGCGCGCCCGAGGTGCTCGCCGTCGTCATCGGTGTCGTCGGCAGCATGGTCGTCGTCGCCGTCGTCGTGGGCATGGGGGTCGTCGTACCCGTCGTACCCCTCGCGCCCGTAGGCGGGGGCGCCCGGTGCATCCGGTCCTTGCGGCCCGTCCGCCCCTGTCGGCCGTCCCGGCTCGGCGCCGGGGTGTCCGGCCGCGGTGGCGCCGTACGCGCCGTACTCCTGCCCGCGCCCGCGCAGCGATTCGGCCGAGGTGCCGCACCCAGGGCAGGCAAGGGCGCCGTTGAGGTGCCTTCGGCACGGGTCGCAGTAGTCCATGACGCGGGAAGATTAAGTTCCGCTCAGGTCACGTTCCTAGATCCAGCTGTGAAGGTTCTGTAGGGACCCGGTCCACCCAAGGTTTCGAAACCGTCGAAACCGTTATGCGCGCGACCCATTGACACCCCCATCGCCCAATCCTTACTGTCACGCCAGCATTTCGAACGTGTGACGAAATCTCGAACAGACCGAGTCGCCGGAGCACGAGCGGGACGCTGACGGAACACACTGACGGAACTGAGCCGACGAAGCTGCGAGGGACAACCGCCGTGCGCATCACCGGAATCAGCACACACGTGGTCGGGACGCCGTGGCGCAACCTGACGTACGTCCAGGTGCACACCGACGAGGGGATCACCGGAGTCGGCGAGACCCGGATGCTGGGACACACCGACGCCCTTCTCGGATACCTGAGGGAGGCCGAGGCCAATCACATTCTCGGCTCCGACCCGTTCGCTGTCGAGGACCTGGTCAAGCGCATGAAGTACGGCGACTACGGCCGTGCGGGCGAGATCGTCATGTCCGGTATCGCCGTGATCGAGATGGCCTGCTGGGACATCAAGGGCAAGGCCCTGGGCGTCCCCGTATGGCAGTTGCTGGGCGGCAAGGTCACCGACAAGGTCAAGGCGTACGCCAACGGCTGGTACACCACCGAGCGCACCCCGGAGGCCTACCACAAGGCCGCCCAGGGCGTGATGGAGCGCGGCTACCGGGCACTGAAGATCGACCCCTTCGGCACCGGTCACTTCGAGCTGGACCACCGGCAGACCCTGTACGCCGTCTCCCTGATCGAGTCGGTCCGGGACGCCATCGGCCCCGAGGCCGAGCTGATGCTGGAGATGCACGGCCGCTTCTCCCCCGCCACGGCCGTGCGCCTGGCCAAGGAGCTGGCGCCGTTCAAGCCGGCGTGGCTGGAGGAGCCCGTCCCGCCGGAGAACCTCAAGGCGCTGGAGAAGGTCGCCGCCAAGGTCGACATGCCGGTCGCCACCGGTGAGCGCATCCACGACCGGATCGAGTTCCGGGAGCTGTTCGAGAGCCAGGCCGTCGACATCATCCAGCCGGACGTCGGCCATATCGGTGGCATCTGGGAGACCAGGAAGCTCGCCGCGACCGCCGAGACGCACTACATGCTGGTGGCCCCGCACAACGTGGGCGGCTCGGTCCTGACCGCCGCGTCCCTCCAGGTCGGCTTCACCTCCCCGAACTTCAAGATCCTGGAGCACTTCAACGACTTCGCCGACGCGGAGATCAAGAAGGTGGTCAAGGGCGCCCCGCAGGTGAACCCGGAGGACGGCTGCTTCCACCTCTCCGACGCCCCGGGCCTCGGTGTGGAGCTGGACGTCGACGCCGCCGCCGAATTCCCCCAGCAGCAGGCCCGGTTCGACCTCTGGGCGGAGGGCTGGGAACAGCGCAAGCCGAAGGGCGCGCAGTGAGCACCGCGGTCGTCGTCGACGCACCCGGCGAGCACCGTCTGGTGCCGCACGAGCCCCGGCGGCCCGAGGCCGGCGAGGCGCTGGTCCGGGTGCACGCCTCGGGGATCTGCGGCAGCGACCGCGAGGTCTACCAGGGCAACCGCCCCGAGGGTTATGTGCGTTACCCGCTGACCCCGGGCCACGAGTGGTCCGGGACGGTTCAGGCCGTGGGCGCCGGTGTCCCGGAGTCCCTCGTGGGCCGCAAGGTCGTCGGTGAGGGCTTTCGGAACTGTCAGGTCTGCGACCGCTGCCACGCGGGCGACACGACGCTGTGCACGGCCGGTTACGAGGAGACCGGGTTCACCCAGCCGGGCGCGATGGCGGCCACGCTGACCCTCCCGGCCCGTCTTCTGCACACCCTCCCGGACGACTGCGACCTCACGGCCGCGGCCCTCCTGGAGCCCGCGGCGTGCATCGCGGCCGCCGCGCTGAAGGGCAACGCCCGGCCCGGCGAGCGTGTCGCCGTGGTCGGCACCGGCACCCTCGGCATGTTCGCCGTGCAGTTCCTGAAGGCGAACTCGCCGTCCGAGCTGCTGGTCGTCGGCACCCGCCGGGACCGTGAGGCGCTGTCGCGGAGTTACGGCGCGACGGACTTCCGGACGAAGGACCGGCAACTCCCGGACGACTTCGACGTGGTGATCGAGACGGCCGGGTCCGCGGACGCCGCCCGGATCTCGGCCGGCCTGCTCCGGCGGGGCGGCCGGCTGGTCCTGACCGGCATCCCGGCGCCGGGCGCGGACGGCCTGGACCCGACGGACCTCGTCGTGAAGCAGTTGGAGGTGCACACGGTCTTCGGTGCCCCGCCGGACGCCTGGGCGCACACGGTGCGGGTGTTCGCCGCCGGTCTGCTCGACCCGCTGCCGCTGGTGACGCACGAGCTGCCGCTCACCGCGTTCTCGCAGGCCATCGAGCTGGTCGGGGCCGGTGATCCGAAGGTGGGCAAGGTCCTGTTGCGCCCCTAGACGTACGCCGGTACGGGAGCGACCTGACGGCTCCCGTACCGGCGTACCCCAGCCTCGCCCTACCCAGAGCCGCGAACCTCGTCCGATATCTCGAACCGAAGGACATTCCTGTGACCGACGCTTCCACCACGGCAGCCCGCCGGCCCGGTGAGCCGGCCCTCGCCGCGCTGGGCCTGAGCGCACCCGACCCCGATCCCGCCGACACTTCCGCGCACACCTTCCCCGGCGGTGGCCGCTGGCGCACCGAGATCCCCTCCTGCGAGGGCCCCGAGGCGCTCGCGGTGGTGCTGAAGGAGGCCTCGCGGCTGGACGTGCCGATCCACCGGATCAGCCAGGGCAGCGGCGTGTGGATGCTGACCGACGCCGAGATCACCGAGATGGTCGAGTCGACCGGCGAACGCGACATCGAGCTCTGCCTGTTCACCGGCCCGCGCGGCACCTGGGACATCGGCGGGTCCACGCGTACCGACTCGCGGGGGGCCGGGCTGCGCGCCCGCGGCCACGACGCCGTCGCCGGCTGTGTCGAAGACGCCGTCAGAGCCACGGAGTTGGGCGTGAAGTGCCTGCTCGTCGCCGACGAGGGCGTGCTGTGGACGCTGCACCGGGCGCGGGCCGCCGGGATCATCCCGGCCGACACGACGCTCAAGGTCTCCGCGCTCATCGGTCCGGTCAACCCGGCGGCGTACGCGGTCTACGAGCGCCTCGGCGCGGACTCGGTCAACGTGCCCAGCGACCTGACGCTCGATCACCTCACCGAGATCCGGCGGGTGTCGGGCGCTCCGATGGACATGTACATCGAGGCCCCCGACGACCTCGGCGGCTATGTGCGGATGTACGAGGTCGCCGAACTCATCCGTCGCGGCGCCCCGTTGTACCTGAAGTTCGGCCTCTCCAAGGCGCCCGGGATCTACCCGTACGGGCACCACATGCGGGAGCTGACCCTGGCCACCGCGAAGGAGCGCGTGCGACGCGGCCGGCTCGCCCTGGATCTCCTGGCCCGTCACGGAGCGGACGGCGACATGGCGCCGCTCGGCTCCCGCCTGCCGGGCGATCTGCGGCGGTTCGACATCTCGTCATAACGTTCCGGCTACTCGCCTTACAAAAGAAGACACAGTCGCGCACAATCCCACACATCTCTTCTCGGTCTTTCCGGCACGACCACCCGGAGCCACTTCGCGCCTGAGACCGAGCCCTGCCACAGATCAAGGATGATGATCATGCGTAACCGCAGAGCCGCTCTCACCGCCATAGCCGGAGCCGCCTCCCTCGCCCTCACCCTGTCCGCCTGCGGCCAGAGCGGTGAGGGGGGCAGCAAGGAGAGCGAGGGCGACGCCAAGGGCGCCACGATCGGCATCGCGATGCCGACCAAGTCCTCCGAGCGCTGGATCGCCGACGGCAAGAACGTCGTCACGGACCTCGAGTCCAAGGGCTACAAGACCAAGCTGGTCTACGGCGAGGACGACCCCGACCAGCAGGTCTCGCAGGTCGAGAACCTGATCACGCAGGGCGTCAAGGCGCTGATCATCGCCGCGATCGACAACAAGTCGATGAACAACGTGCTCCAGCAGGCCAAGGACGCGAACATCCCGGTCATCTCCTACGACCGCCTGATCCTCGGCACCGAGAACGTCGACTACTACGCCTCGTTCGACAACGAGAAGGTCGGCGAGCTCCAGGGCACCTACATCGTCGAGAAGCTCGGCCTGAAGGACGGCTCCGGTTCGTCGTCGAAGGGCCCCTTCAACATCGAGCTGTTCGCCGGCTCCAACGACGACAACAACACCCGCTACTTCTTCCAGGGCGCGATGAGCGTCCTGCAGCCCTACATCGACAAGAAGCAGCTCGTCGTCCGCTCAGGACAGACCAAGCTCAACCAGGTCACCACCCTGCGCTGGGACGGCGGCACCGCCCAGAAGCGCATGGACGACATCCTGACCTCGGCCTACAAGAGCCAGCGCGTCGACGCCGTCCTGTCCCCCTACGACGGCATCTCCATCGGCATCCTGTCGGCGCTGAAGTCCGACGACTACGGCTCCAAGAGCAAGCCGCTGCCGGTCGTCACGGGCCAGGACGCCGAGGTCGCCTCGGTGAAGTCGATCATCGCCGGCCAGCAGTCGATGACCGTCTACAAGGACACCCGCCAGCTCGCCAAGGTGTCCTCGAACATGGTCGACGCGCTGCTCAACAAGAAGAAGCCCGAGGTCAACGACACCAAGACCTACGACAACGGCGCGAAGGTCGTCCCCGCCTACCTGCTGGAGCCGGTCGCGGTGGACAAGGCGAACTACCAGAAGGAGGTCGTCGACTCCGGCTACATCAAGGAGAGCGACCTCAAGTAGTCCCCGCCATCCACCGACGATTCACCACTGATTGGAAGGCACGACCATGGCGGGACCCGTCCTGGAAATGCGCTCGATCGTCAAGACCTTTCCCGGCGTCAAGGCGCTGTCGGACGTCACGCTGACCGTCCGGCAGGGCGAGGTCCACGCCATCTGCGGGGAGAACGGCGCCGGCAAGTCGACCCTGATGAAGGTCCTCTCCGGCGTCCACCCGCACGGCACGTACGAGGGCGACATCCTCTTCGAGGGAGAGGTCTGCCAGTTCAAGGACATCCGGGCCAGCGAAGAGCGTGGCATCGTGATCATCCACCAGGAACTGGCCCTGGTGCCCTACCTCTCCCTCGCCGAGAACATCTTCCTCGGCAACGAGCACGCCACCCGCGGGATCATCAGCTGGACCGAGACCCTCCGGCACGCCACCGAACTGCTGCGCCGGGTCGGCCTGTCGGACCACCCCGACACCCGCGTCGCCGACATCGGCGTGGGCAAGCAGCAGCTGGTGGAGATCGCGAAGGCCCTGTCGAAGAAGGTCAAGCTGCTGATCCTCGATGAGCCGACGGCCGCGCTGAACGACGAGGACAGCGGCAAACTCCTGGATCTGATCCTGGAGTTGAAGAAGCAGGGCATCACCTCGATCATCATCTCCCACAAGCTCAACGAGATCCGCAAGGTCGCCGACTCGGTGACGATCCTGCGCGACGGCAAGACCATCGAGACCCTCGACGTGAAGGCCGCGGAGACCACCGAGGACCGGATCATCAGCGGGATGGTCGGCCGCGACCTGGAGAACCGCTTTCCCGAGAGGTCGCCGCACGAGCCCGAGGAGGGCGCGGCGCCCGCCCTGGAGATCCGGGGCTGGACCGTGCACCACCCCATCGACCAGCAGCGCAAGGTGTGCGACGACGTCTCGCTCCATGTGCGGCGCGGGGAGATCGTCGGCATCGCGGGCCTGATGGGCGCCGGGCGCACCGAACTCGCGATGAGCGTCTTCGGCCGGACCTACGGCCGGTACGCGGACGGCACGGTCCTCAAGGACGGCAAGGAGATCCGCACGAAGACCGTCCCGGAGGCGGTCAAGCACGGCATCGCCTATGTGACCGAGGACCGCAAGCACTACGGCCTCAACCTCATCGACACCATCAACCGGAACATCTCGCTGAGCGCCCTGGGCAAGGTCGCGAGGCGCGGTGTGGTCGACGAGCACGAGGAGCGGCAGGTCGCCGAGAGCTTCCGCACGTCCATGAACATCAAGGCCCCGACGGTGTTCGAGCCGGTGGGCAAGCTGTCCGGCGGCAACCAGCAGAAGGTCGTCCTCAGCAAGTGGATCTTCTCGGGTCCGGACGTGCTGATCCTGGACGAGCCGACGCGCGGTATCGACGTCGGCGCCAAGTACGAGATCTACACGGTCATCGACCAGCTGGCCGCCCAGGGCAAGGCGGTCGTCTTCATCTCCTCCGAGCTGCCCGAGCTGCTCGGCATGTGCGACCGCATCTACACGATGGCCGCGGGGCGGCTGACGGGTGAGTTCTCGCGGGCCGAGGCCTCCCAGGAATCGCTGATGCGTCAGATGACGAAGGACAAAGAGGTAACCCGATGAGCACGGACGTGACCGCCAAGAGCCCGGCCCCCGCGCCGCCGGGCAAGAGCGGAGGGGCCGCGGGCGACGGCCTGTTGCAGCTGGTGATGGACGGCCTGCGCCGCAACATGCGGCAGTACGGCATGCTGATCGCGCTGGGCCTGATCGTGGTCCTGTTCGCCGTCTGGACCGACGGTGACCTGCTGCTGCCGCGCAACGTCTCCAACCTGGTGCTGCAGAACAGCTACATCCTGATCCTCGCGATCGGCATGATGCTGGTCATCATCGCCGGCCACATCGACCTCTCGGTCGGCTCACTGACGGCGTTCGTCGGGTCGATGGCCGCCGTCTTCATGGTCAAACAGGACCTTCCCTGGCCCCTCGCCGTTATCCTCTGCCTGGCCGTGGGCGCGGTCGCCGGTGCCGTCCAGGGGTTCTTCATCGCGTACGGCGGGATACCGTCGTTCATCGTGACCCTGGCGGGCATGCTGATCTTCCGCGGTCTGACGGAGATCTTCCTGGAGGGCCAGACCCTCGGCCCCTTCCCGGACGGGCTGCAGAAGGTCGCCAATGGATTCCTGCCCGAGGTCGGGCCCAACACGAACTACCACAACCTCACACTGCTGCTCGGCTTCGCGATGATCGCCTTCGTGATCTTCCAGGAGGTCCGTGACCGCAAGCGGCAGCAGGAGTTCGACCTGGACGTCCCGCCCGCCAAGCTGTTCCTGCTGAAGCTGGTCGCGATCGGCGCCGCGGTGCTGACGCTCACCATGCTGCTGGCCAGCTACAAGGGCGCCCCGATCGTGCTGCTCATCCTGGGCGTGCTGCTCGTCGGCTTCGGCTACGTCATGCGCAACGCGATCATCGGCCGTCACATCTACGCGATCGGCGGCAACCTCCCGGCGGCCAAGCTGTCGGGTGTGAAGGACAAGAAGGTCACCTTCCTGGTCTTCCTGAACATGGGCATGCTCGCGGCCCTGGCGGGTCTGGTCTTCGCCGCCCGCTTCAACGCGGCCTCTCCCAAGGCCGGCCTCAACTTCGAGCTGGAGGCGATCGCGGCCTCGTTCATCGGCGGTGCGTCGATGAGCGGCGGTGTCGGCACCGTGCTCGGCGCGATCATCGGTGGCCTGGTCCTGGGCGTGCTGAACAACGGTATGAACCTCGTCGGCATCGGCACCGACTGGCAGCAGGTCATCAAGGGCCTGGTGCTGCTGGCGGCGGTCGGGTTCGACGTGTGGAACAAGCGCAAGGTCGGTTCGTAAGTCAGATCGGGGCCCCGCCACAACGGCGGGGCCCTCTCCTTGTTATGGGAGCCGCACATGGAACTGAACAGACGCACGGTCATCGCGGGAGCAGCGGCGGCGGGCATGGCCGCCACCACGCTCGGCGGCACGGCGCACGCCACGGGAGGCAGGAAGCCGGTGAAGACGCTCTTCGGCAAGCTGGCCGACGGCACCAAGGTCCACAGCTGGTCGCTGGAGAACGGCGGCACCCGCCTGAAGGTCCTCTCCTGGGGCGGAGTCGTCCAGTCCCTGGAGATCCCCGACCGTCGCGGCCGCTACGCCAATGTCTCCGCGGGCTTCGACAACCTCGCGGACTACGTCGCCAAGACCCCGTACTTCGGCGCGCTGATCGGCCGGTACGGCAACCGCATCGGCAAGGGCAGGTTCACCCTCGACGGCACGAACCACCAGCTGTCCGTGAACGACGGCGAGCAGAGCCTGCACGGCGGCGTCCAGGGCTTCGACAAGCGCGTGTGGGACGTCGAGCCGTTCACCGAGGGCTCCGACGTCGGCCTGCACCTGTACTACACGAGCGTCGACGGCGAGATGGGCTACCCGGGCACGCTCAGGACGAAGGTGACGTACACGCTCACCCGGCACGGCGACTGGCGCATCGACTACGAGGCGACCACGGACAAGGCCACCGTCGTCAACCTCACCAGCCACGTCTACTGGAACCTGGCCGGCGAGGGCAGCGGCACGATCGAGGACCACGAGCTGCACATCGCCGCGTCCCGCTACACGCCCACCGACGCGGGCCTGATCCCCACCGGCGAGCTGGCCAAGGTCGCGGGCACGCCGTTCGACTTCACGCGGGCGAAGCCGATAGGCCGGGACATCCGCGTCTCGCACCCGCAGCTGGTCACCGCCAAGGGCTTCGACCACAACTGGGTCCTCGACAAGGGCGTCACCACCCGGCCCGAGCACGTCGCGACCCTGCGCGACCCGGCCTCCGGCCGGTCCTTGAAGATCGCCACGAACGAGCCGGGCC
The Streptomyces tuirus genome window above contains:
- a CDS encoding organic hydroperoxide resistance protein; translation: MPIQQSDVLYTAVATAENGRDGRVATDDGTLDVVVNPPKEMGGSGAGTNPEQLFAAGYSACFQGALGVVARQEGADLAGSTVTAKVGLGKNGDGFGIIVEISADIPKVDRGTARSLIEKAHEVCPYSKATRGNITVTLV
- a CDS encoding NADP-dependent oxidoreductase — its product is MTDTPTLPAVSREWHLASRPVGWPKPEDFAFVEAEIPQPGEGQVLVRNKYLSVDPYMRGRMSDAKSYVAPFELGKVMQGGAVGEVVASNAEGLSVGDHVLHFFGWREYAVVGAKNAVKVDPDAAPLSTYLGVLGMTGLTAYAGLLRTAAFKEGDAVFVSGAAGAVGGQVGQIARLKGASRVIGSAGSDEKVKLLKDEYGFDAAFNYKDGPVAQQLRAAAPDGIDVYFDNVGGDHLEAAIGSLNEGGRIAVCGMISVYNNTEPAPGPRNLARLIATRGRIEGFLVGDHYDLQPQFVQEVAPWVASGELKYRETVVEGIENNLEAFLGVLRGDNTGKMIVKL
- a CDS encoding MarR family winged helix-turn-helix transcriptional regulator, with the translated sequence MASTTPTPQEMTNRPDPLTLEVVELIGEVVARFHEDYESGAAEHALTGAQARLLSLLCLEPLPMRRLAQQLKCEPSNVTGIVDRLEARGLVERRPDPADRRVKVAAATEEGRRVARSLRESLRFAREPLAGLSEGERVALRDTLRRMLG
- a CDS encoding SCO2400 family protein encodes the protein MDYCDPCRRHLNGALACPGCGTSAESLRGRGQEYGAYGATAAGHPGAEPGRPTGADGPQGPDAPGAPAYGREGYDGYDDPHAHDDGDDDHAADDTDDDGEHLGRAARRRGRGHGPAADGPGGASRRDRKAAAHRRRRRRTLFVAAGFVLAAGGLSLAELGMDAPSSTPKPAAAGGESADGDASVEAGETGRGPDGRTSGADGASASASPSASDSPSASKSPKDEKSESPKGDEPTKDAESATAGGDPSRPSSGPTAAPPAPEPAPTSGPTTQAPEPEPSESEPCKRFLWWCT
- a CDS encoding mandelate racemase/muconate lactonizing enzyme family protein, coding for MRITGISTHVVGTPWRNLTYVQVHTDEGITGVGETRMLGHTDALLGYLREAEANHILGSDPFAVEDLVKRMKYGDYGRAGEIVMSGIAVIEMACWDIKGKALGVPVWQLLGGKVTDKVKAYANGWYTTERTPEAYHKAAQGVMERGYRALKIDPFGTGHFELDHRQTLYAVSLIESVRDAIGPEAELMLEMHGRFSPATAVRLAKELAPFKPAWLEEPVPPENLKALEKVAAKVDMPVATGERIHDRIEFRELFESQAVDIIQPDVGHIGGIWETRKLAATAETHYMLVAPHNVGGSVLTAASLQVGFTSPNFKILEHFNDFADAEIKKVVKGAPQVNPEDGCFHLSDAPGLGVELDVDAAAEFPQQQARFDLWAEGWEQRKPKGAQ
- a CDS encoding zinc-dependent alcohol dehydrogenase, whose protein sequence is MSTAVVVDAPGEHRLVPHEPRRPEAGEALVRVHASGICGSDREVYQGNRPEGYVRYPLTPGHEWSGTVQAVGAGVPESLVGRKVVGEGFRNCQVCDRCHAGDTTLCTAGYEETGFTQPGAMAATLTLPARLLHTLPDDCDLTAAALLEPAACIAAAALKGNARPGERVAVVGTGTLGMFAVQFLKANSPSELLVVGTRRDREALSRSYGATDFRTKDRQLPDDFDVVIETAGSADAARISAGLLRRGGRLVLTGIPAPGADGLDPTDLVVKQLEVHTVFGAPPDAWAHTVRVFAAGLLDPLPLVTHELPLTAFSQAIELVGAGDPKVGKVLLRP
- the chvE gene encoding multiple monosaccharide ABC transporter substrate-binding protein, with the translated sequence MRNRRAALTAIAGAASLALTLSACGQSGEGGSKESEGDAKGATIGIAMPTKSSERWIADGKNVVTDLESKGYKTKLVYGEDDPDQQVSQVENLITQGVKALIIAAIDNKSMNNVLQQAKDANIPVISYDRLILGTENVDYYASFDNEKVGELQGTYIVEKLGLKDGSGSSSKGPFNIELFAGSNDDNNTRYFFQGAMSVLQPYIDKKQLVVRSGQTKLNQVTTLRWDGGTAQKRMDDILTSAYKSQRVDAVLSPYDGISIGILSALKSDDYGSKSKPLPVVTGQDAEVASVKSIIAGQQSMTVYKDTRQLAKVSSNMVDALLNKKKPEVNDTKTYDNGAKVVPAYLLEPVAVDKANYQKEVVDSGYIKESDLK
- the mmsA gene encoding multiple monosaccharide ABC transporter ATP-binding protein; protein product: MAGPVLEMRSIVKTFPGVKALSDVTLTVRQGEVHAICGENGAGKSTLMKVLSGVHPHGTYEGDILFEGEVCQFKDIRASEERGIVIIHQELALVPYLSLAENIFLGNEHATRGIISWTETLRHATELLRRVGLSDHPDTRVADIGVGKQQLVEIAKALSKKVKLLILDEPTAALNDEDSGKLLDLILELKKQGITSIIISHKLNEIRKVADSVTILRDGKTIETLDVKAAETTEDRIISGMVGRDLENRFPERSPHEPEEGAAPALEIRGWTVHHPIDQQRKVCDDVSLHVRRGEIVGIAGLMGAGRTELAMSVFGRTYGRYADGTVLKDGKEIRTKTVPEAVKHGIAYVTEDRKHYGLNLIDTINRNISLSALGKVARRGVVDEHEERQVAESFRTSMNIKAPTVFEPVGKLSGGNQQKVVLSKWIFSGPDVLILDEPTRGIDVGAKYEIYTVIDQLAAQGKAVVFISSELPELLGMCDRIYTMAAGRLTGEFSRAEASQESLMRQMTKDKEVTR
- the mmsB gene encoding multiple monosaccharide ABC transporter permease; amino-acid sequence: MSTDVTAKSPAPAPPGKSGGAAGDGLLQLVMDGLRRNMRQYGMLIALGLIVVLFAVWTDGDLLLPRNVSNLVLQNSYILILAIGMMLVIIAGHIDLSVGSLTAFVGSMAAVFMVKQDLPWPLAVILCLAVGAVAGAVQGFFIAYGGIPSFIVTLAGMLIFRGLTEIFLEGQTLGPFPDGLQKVANGFLPEVGPNTNYHNLTLLLGFAMIAFVIFQEVRDRKRQQEFDLDVPPAKLFLLKLVAIGAAVLTLTMLLASYKGAPIVLLILGVLLVGFGYVMRNAIIGRHIYAIGGNLPAAKLSGVKDKKVTFLVFLNMGMLAALAGLVFAARFNAASPKAGLNFELEAIAASFIGGASMSGGVGTVLGAIIGGLVLGVLNNGMNLVGIGTDWQQVIKGLVLLAAVGFDVWNKRKVGS